ACGGCATGAACCAGTCGGTGGCCACCGCCACCGAAGAACAGACCGCCGTGGTCGAATCGATCAACATGGATATCAACGAGATCAACATGCTCAACCAGGAAGGGGTCGAAAACCTGCAGGCCACCCTGCGCGCGTGCTCGGACCTTGAGCAGCAGGCCTCCCGCCTGAAGCACCTGGTAGGCAGCTTCCGTATCTGACCTGAAGCACCGCGTCGCCTTCTTCGCCGGCAAGCCCACTCCCACATGACCTGCGGGAGCCGGCTTGCCGGCGATAGCTGCAACCCCGCCGCCGCTCAACCCGATCGAACAAACTATCCTTCAGGAAGGTCAACCTTTAGGCGCGTCATCGCCGGCTCATTACCGCCGGATGACAGACCCGAAGACGATCCCGGAGGGATGCTGATCGTGCACATCGCTGACATCACCATGTTCTATGCCCCGGCCAGCGGCGGCGTACGGACTTATCTTGATGCCAAACATCATCGCCTCGACGCCCTCCAGGGCGTGCGCCACAGCCTGTTGATCCCCGGCGCCAGTGCCCGCCACACCAATGGCGTGTATGAAGTACCGGCTCCCCCCCTGCCCTTCGGCAATGGCTACCGCTTTCCGGTACGCCTGGGCCCCTGGTGCAATGTATTACGCAGCCTCAAGCCCGACCTGATCGAAGTCGGCGACCCCTACTTGACTGCCTGGGCGGCACTCGAAGCACGCCGCCAGCTCGACGTACCAGTGATCGGTTTTTACCACTCCGACTTGCCACTACTGGTCAGCAACCGCATGGGCAACTGGTTCACGCCCAATGTCGAGGCCTATGTCAGCAAGCTCTATGGCAATTTCGACAGGGTGCTTGCGCCCAGCCAGGTGATGGCCGACAAGTTGCGTCGCCTGGGCGTGCGTGACGTACATGTGCAACGCCTCGGCGTCGACCTGGCCACTTTCAACCCCACACGCCGAGACCCACAGTTGCGGGCCCAGCTTGGCATACCCGATACCAGCCGACTGCTGGTGTTCGCCGGCCGCGGCTCGCGGGAAAAGAACCTGCCCGTGCTGCTTGAATGCATGCAGCACCTGGGACGCCCCTATCACTTGTTGCT
The Pseudomonas sp. KU43P genome window above contains:
- a CDS encoding glycosyltransferase family 4 protein, producing MLIVHIADITMFYAPASGGVRTYLDAKHHRLDALQGVRHSLLIPGASARHTNGVYEVPAPPLPFGNGYRFPVRLGPWCNVLRSLKPDLIEVGDPYLTAWAALEARRQLDVPVIGFYHSDLPLLVSNRMGNWFTPNVEAYVSKLYGNFDRVLAPSQVMADKLRRLGVRDVHVQRLGVDLATFNPTRRDPQLRAQLGIPDTSRLLVFAGRGSREKNLPVLLECMQHLGRPYHLLLVGSNMPASVPDNVSVIDHFCPLEEVARLVASADLLVHAGDQETFGLVILEAMASATPVVAVRAGAFSEIINEQCGRLCRANDGQAMAMAVREAFEAGVRKLGAQARQHVEQHYSWDNVVTGLLQHYQAVLGHQPLVRAHG